A stretch of Castanea sativa cultivar Marrone di Chiusa Pesio chromosome 2, ASM4071231v1 DNA encodes these proteins:
- the LOC142625166 gene encoding uncharacterized protein LOC142625166, whose amino-acid sequence MDRELSDTGFIGLLQRAGVLKAIVLSCRLSNFRDLFNLRHLVRRWCTTTHTFFLFCGEITVTLEDVANQLLLLILGDVDLAALEFSLEEEAVEAELKKRISGNAKLSFWIGSPSKLSVVASRAAFITFWLCKFVFSCHPHYVVKSLYFRLAINIFAGASLLLAPMFLGHLYVQLDIMRSDESQTGSCHIVTTSVHSTILQHLLYERCVRHLAKCRPVRFAKEKYRSYPKVITDFCGRFDSDFPLVFRWVGLKPIDHPAIEFFDKGVGFSLRAYRNLGTGYTCVDSVMVTFVNVVGNTTPLIGFEERGITYLAATNARWLPYLADDGVKFVQYPTNRVKRQFGLDQDILDDISLLMESSSSV is encoded by the coding sequence ATGGATAGGGAGTTGTCCGACACAGGCTTCATAGGTTTGCTACAACGGGCTGGTGTATTAAAGGCTATTGTTTTATCCTGCCGTTTATCTAACTTCAGAGATTTGTTCAACCTTCGCCATTTGGTCCGCCGGTGGTGCACCACTACCcatactttctttctcttctgtGGTGAGATCACCGTGACTTTGGAAGATGTGGCGAATCAATTACTTTTGCTGATCCTTGGTGATGTCGATCTTGCCGCTTTAGAGTTTTCTCTGGAGGAAGAGGCCGTGGAGGCCGAGTTGAAGAAAAGAATAAGTGGCAATGCAAAGTTGTCATTTTGGATTGGTTCCCCTTCCAAGCTCTCTGTCGTTGCTAGCCGTGCAGCCTTTATCACGTTTTGGCTCTGTAAGTTTGTCTTTAGCTGTCATCCCCACTATGTTGTGAAGTCTTTGTATTTTCGATTAGCTATTAACATTTTTGCTGGGGCGAGTCTGCTGCTAGCACCTATGTTCTTGGGACATTTGTATGTCCAGTTAGATATCATGCGAAGCGATGAGAGTCAAACAGGTTCCTGCCATATAGTCACCACTTCTGTTCATAGTACCATCCTACAGCACTTGTTGTATGAGCGTTGTGTTAGGCATTTGGCGAAGTGTAGGCCCGTCCGTTTTGCTAAGGAGAAGTACCGTTCATACCCAAAGGTCATCACGGATTTCTGTGGTAGGTTTGACTCTGATTTTCCGTTGGTTTTTCGTTGGGTTGGTTTAAAACCAATTGACCATCCTGCTATTGAATTCTTTGATAAAGGGGTTGGGTTTTCATTGAGGGCATATAGGAATTTAGGTACAGGTTACACATGTGTGGATTCTGTGATGGTTACATTTGTTAATGTTGTTGGTAACACTACCCCGTTGATCGGCTTTGAGGAGAGGGGTATCACATATTTGGCAGCCACCAATGCTAGGTGGTTGCCTTACTTGGCTGATGATGGTGTCAAATTTGTACAGTACCCTACTAACAGGGTGAAAAGGCAATTTGGGCTGGATCAGGACATTCTTGATGATATTTCTTTACTTATGGAGTCTTCCTCTTCCGTCTAG